Genomic segment of Euleptes europaea isolate rEulEur1 chromosome 6, rEulEur1.hap1, whole genome shotgun sequence:
TGTGCCCTAATGCTGAGAACTAGTTCTTGAAAACAGAGGGCGGGAAGGCAAAGTTGTTTCTCGACAGTACGTTTTCATACTGCAAAGTGGAGGTGCACATGGCTGAATGCTTCAGAATGCCAAAAAAGTTCCCTACCTGTAGAAAGCTGGCATGTTGGGAAGAAGCCGAGGCTAGAACACTTCGCCTGGGGTGCTTTTCACAATAGGGAGTATTACTGTCCTAATCATGTTCGCAGTGCAATATTTTCTCAATTTGCACTTGCAATAGAGATTCCACACCGCACAGTGTTAATCCATTAGCTGGGCTTTCCTTTTCACAGTAGGTACACAGTACCATTATCCCCTCCCTCTGTTGCGGTCTCTTCTCTGTCATGAAGCCCTGCCGACTCTCTGTTcccttttaaaagacattttggGTGCATGTATAGTGCTGAAGAAGAACTGAGCAATaacacaaacattttttaaaaaaacgttctgCATATTTACGTAGCACTGCTTAGGAATAACCCAAAACTTGAAGCTTTCCACCTCTTGTACTTGCCTGCCTGTTGTAGCACagctcaattccccccccccccccatgaacaaGTTCCCCTCTCTCGATTTTGCTGCAGTTCAGCACTGGGCAGGAGATGGTAGGTGATTTCCACCTCTCTTCTCAGGGCTAATTACAGCCTTGGCAAACTCATGGGGttaacaaaccccccccccatggttggGGCATGAATGCAGGGCAATGCCttgtggaaaaagaaaaaaacactcgCAAATTGGGTGACAGTGAAAATCCTCCTTGTGAAAGCATCCCTGGACATCTTTCCATATGGAGGAAGGGGTGCGTTTGACTGTTCATTTTATATGAGGGAGAATTCAGTCATGTGATCCCATTGCCTATAGTCTGAAGAACACAGTTAAGAAATGGTTTACCATGTGATCTGTAGTTTGTGAGGACTGGACTTGTAAGTGTCATGCTGCTGTTCTCAAGGCTTCTCATAAGAATGAGGGCAAAGACAAGATATTTCTTGCCATTGTAAATAAATCCATATTCTCCCCCTGTGACTTTCTCATTTGCTTTTTAGTGGACCACCTCAGTCCAACGCAGCTAAATGGTCCCCACCAGAGAACTATAAAAAGTGAGTCCTAATAACAACATAGTTGGCTTAATTCcatatcctgtgtgtgtgtgtgtgtgtgtgtcagtgtaCATACTTCAGCATTCTGTGTCTGTTTAGAATCAAACCGAGACCAATAGTTCTGACCATTAACCAGCTGCCTATAAAATTGTCTATTGGTGGCAGAATTCTTAACATACAGTACAAGGAAAAGGTCCAGATAGCTTTCAGAGTCTGATCTACAATGGTTTTCCGGCTGAAGTAACAATTCTCATTTCGTAATGGATTAGCTGTGCTTCCGGGCCTCAAAACATCTTGAAGCTCAGGAAAATTAGTTTTCCATGTTAATAACCGCTTAAACTGCATGTCTCTTAAGGACAGTTCCCATGTCCATTACTTTATTACTCAACAAGATTCTAGCTGAACGTTTGATCGATTTTGAAAAGGTGACTGTGAGGTGTGGGGATATGAAAACTCTGATGTTTGATCTGTGAAAGTGAATTAATACCTGTAAGCCCTAATTTGAAACTGCAGTCATCAAGTTACCAGGTTTTAGAAGACTGATGGGCTTTTAGAATTCTGCTTCAGATCTCCTGCTGTAATGTATACCACTGTGGTTTAGTTGTTAGTCTAGGCCTAGAGAGATGCCAATTTAAATCCCTACttggccatgaaactcactaggtgaccttgggacagtcacacgtTCTCAGTCTAAGCTTTCAGACAGGGTTTGTCGTGAGGACAAAATGAGGAAAGGTTAGGCTGCTTGtgtaccaccctgagctccttggagtaagaaagggattaaaatgtgatggaagagcataaagCTTATGCTGGCGGTTCTTGCAGGCGTGTGGCGGCTCTCGAGGCAAAGCAGAACCAGCCACAGGGGCCTCAGAAAGGCTTGGTGAAATCCCAAAGTCAAACAGACTCCAGGTTTCGAGGGCTGTCCAAAGAGGATCGAGCCATCGCAGAGAGGCTGGAGAGGCTCAAGAAGGAATCAAAGCCCAGTGAGTCTAATTATATTTCCTGTCTTTCAGATGTCATATCGTACAGAGTTCAAAAAATGAAAGTGGGCTGTTTCTATACAATGCAAGAGAAGGAGAAATGTTGATAGTAGTGGTCAGCCCCCTTGTACAGTCTTGAAAAAGCATGGGAACTAGGGtagccatctctgggttgggaaatacctggagattttgggggtggaccctgaggagggcgtggtttggggagggacttcaatgccagagagtccaattgccaaagcggccgttttctccaggtgaactgatctctatcagctggagatcagttgtaatagcgggagatctccaggtactacctggaggttggcaaccctaatgggaacaCAGAACGTGATAGGGTTTTGGCACAAGCAAATTATAGGACTTCAGCAGGGTCTCATGTAgagcaaggtctttcccagcaACTGCTTTGTGAGATCCTTTACCTGGAGGTGGTAGGGGCTGAAGCTGGGGCTTCTGCATGCATAGAATATGCAGCACCACTGGGCCATAGGCCTTCTTGTACTGCTTGCTTTACTGCTGCAGGAGGCTCTCCTTGATCCATTTGTTTGAAGGTGCTGAAGGAAAAAAGCCAGAGAGAAATTACCTTCGATTTTCCatgcccaacatggtgcctgtgggcatccACCAACACCTTCCTTGCTGCCCAccaagagttttttaaaagtgtgtggggtcaggtggggcgcttgcccagaaaggcttctctttggtcactggagatctgattggctgcacagTTTAAAGTAATGTTGTTtcagcggcagctgccaccagtgtTGTTTTCATTCTCCCTTATACCTCttttccaatgtattttttaaattaccctCTCCTCTGCACTTTGGCTTcccatttgtgcatggctgtgtccctgtggtagccattttgtggtaacctcatgtggcagctgttttgtggttgtgcccaccaacctttgtcagaattccaagggtgACCAAAGGCTGAAAAAGTTTGGGGACTCTCCCCTAATTCAAGGTTGGGTATTTACCAGCTTGCAATTGGAAAACTAGCAGAAGTGTATTTTCAAGTGTGATGGGAAGCATTCTTTGTTTTTCCAAGCCAGTTTCTAGCCTTCAGGTTGCAAAGGCTTACTTGCTTGTTGTGTGGGCGGAGTCTGATGAAATGACTGACGCTGGATGGGGAGTGTGTTTGCAAGCCTTCTGGTGATCAGCAGATGGAGCTTAAGCATTCTGAATAACTCTTTGTCGTGCAAATAGCAGACGGTGAATAAATAGTCCAATTCTCTGGCTTTATTCAGACAGCAGAATTCAGATTTGATGATACTAAACACATACAGACATTAGCAGAGAGATAAATGTCCTGTGCCAGTACCCCTATGTGGTCTtcaatatttattgatgtatttgtTTGATTAGTATGCCGCCCATTCCTGGCTAGGTCAGGCTCTGAGCGGCTTTCCTGGATCTCTCTTCATAATGGGTGTGTCCTTGATTACCTAGAATTGTGTTAAGTTCCGCTGTGTAAGAATGAAAGCAAAGAAAGGCACACAATTAATTCTGATGGTTAATAAACCAATTTGCTCTTCACTGCAGAGTCCGTCCCTTCACAGGCTGAAATAGAGTCCAGACTGGCAGCACTGAAAGATGGCCCTACGAAGCCCATTCCATCTACCCAAGAGATGGAAAACCGCCTGGCAGCCTTGCAGGGCAGACCTCTTCCCTCCACAGCTCCCAGGCCAGTAAGGTCCCTCTCTCCTTTGTAACTCTTTACCAGATACTGTTTTCTAGTGGCAACAAAATACTAGGGATAGCTGTCTTTTGCATAGATCCATGGGTTGGACCTTGTGTCACAGCTCACAGAAGTATCTTTTTGGCAGAGTAGAAGGCAGGGGAGgatctttccctgccttccccaagcaGCTCGCTGTTGTGTTGAAAACCTACTCTGAGGATCAGGAGAGCCTTGCAAACAAaactttacttttactttattttagacCTATGCTGCACCCCTCCCCTGGGTcacagggctcagggcggctcaatAAACAAGAATTCAGcaacaataaaacatacaaaatctttaaaatacaAGATAGTAAAATAATATCCTAACAGACATCAAAATAAAACGTCATCAACTGGCACTCAGCAACCTACATCCCAGACTGCTGTCAAAACCAGGTGGCACTGCTGATACAGTGGAAAAACACAACATGGTATGGAGTGCTGCAGCAAGAAGGTGGAATCAGGAAAATTATCTCCTTCTCCTGCTTCTATTGGTGGCTCGTTTCAGCAGAAGAGGGAAAAGGAGGCTATTTTACCAGATTTCCATTTGTTACAGCAGTGTTCCATACCATGGCTCATTTTATATGCCAATGCCAGAAGTCTCGGAGCCAAGATGGGGGAGCTGGAATGCTTGGTGCTCAatgtcagttttttaaaataaattttattaaataTAGACACATGCGGAACAAAATGTCAACTACACAACAGTACAAACTGAGTTCAATGGAATTTCAAGAGCGTAGCTTGTTAAAGAATTTTCTTTAATGGTTGGAGGGGATTACATGAAAATTTTGAATAAAATATTGAATAGTTATATCAGGACATATTTTTTTAGAAATGAATAGATAAAGTCTCAGTCATCGTAGAGGGAAggacccccctttccccccctcttttccctttttattgttgtGTGTTCTTTGGTTTTCATTACCATAACTtgatattatattttatattggaTGTGAAGTTACCATATGATTATTTTGTTTGTAGTGTTCTGTAGTTGCTGTTTTGTTCTGTAGGACAATTTAGATATAGTAAATATCTTAGAAACATGGTGGAATGTGGAAAAGCTATGGGGTACAGTCATCCCTGGGTATAAGCTCTCTATTGACAGGACAGGGAGGTACGGGTTGGGGGAGGCGTTCCGTTGTACATCAAAGAAGGCATAGAATCAAATAAGTTAGAAAACATTAGGGGAATGAACTCCCCAACAGAAGCAATATGGGTGGAAATACTGGGCTTTAAAGGCTACTTAAGAGTAGGGTGTACTGTCGCCCACCTGATCAAGCCCTTGAGTCGGATCTTGAGAttgagaaggaaataagggaggtgactaaaGCAGATAATGCTATGATACTGGaagacttcaactaccctcacattgactgggTAAACACGTGCTCGAGTCATGCTGTAGAATTGAGATTCTTAGACATCATAAATGAGTGTTCACTGGACCAGTTGGCCACAGAGCCAGTGAGAGAGGTAGTGATCTTGGACTTTGTTCTGAGCGGGGCTCAAGACTGGTGAGAGATGTACAGGTTGTTGCACCAACTGAGAACAGTGAGCACAAAGAAAAGTTACCCCTAAATTCCAAAACTGTAACGTTTGATTTCAAAggagggaactttacaaaaatgaggtgaatagttaaaaggaagttgaatagttaaaaggaagttgaaagggaAACGCAAAAAACTCAAATCCCTAGATGATGCTTGGAAGCTATTGAAAACCACACTTATTGATGCCCAGAGAGAATGCattccccaggttaggaaaggcactgccaagCCTAAAAGAATGCTTGCGTGGTTTACAACACAggtcaaggaagctataaaaaaTAAAGAGGCTTCTTTTAAAAGAGGCTTCTTTTACGTCAGCCCCAGTGaattgaacagaagggaccacaggcactggcaaaagaaatgcaagtcaatcattaggcatgcaaaaagagaatttaaGGAGCcagttgctaaaagcatcaatACAAACAGTGaagatttatttaaatatatctggagcaggaaaccagccaaagaagtagttgggcctttggatgagcAAGGAATAAAGAAGTTGCTAATGGAAGATAGGGAGgtggcagagaagctcaatggATTTTTTGcttgtgttcactgtggaaagtgtggggcatgtgCCCATGTTACAGCCACTGTTTTTCTGAAGagctgagtcaaattgaggtgacaagGAATGTAGTTCTAGACCTTTTGGGAAATTAAAAACTGATAATTCTCCTGACCCACGAGTTCTTAGAGAACTCAGATGTGAGATAGTTGATCTACTAACTCATGTGTGTAACCTACTACTAAGTCAGCTGCTGCACCAGAAGATTGGAGAGTAtcaaatgttacaccaattttcaaaaaggggtccagaggagaaccaggaaattacaggccagtcagcctaaTGTCTGTCTCAGGCAAATCAGtaaaaactgtaatcaaagataggATTGTTAGGCACATACAGGAACAAAGCCTGCAGAGGGCAAATCAGAATGGCTTCTGCctagggaagtcctgcctcacccgtgttttggagttctttgagaaagtgaacaagcatgtagacattatgtacttggactttcaaaagggaCCGTGTCCCTGTGGTGGACTCAGGGGTGCAATATCATCTCATTTAGTTGCATAAGGATGTGAATGTTTTGAATAAAGTCTTTGTTGAAAGCAGTGGACTGGTTGGTTATGTACTTCAGTTTCTTCATCTCAAGAATAGGGGCAAGAGTTACCTATCTTGGGAAGAAACAGGACGCTCACTGAATGCTCTTGGAAATTTTTTGGGGTATTTCAAATATAAGGAAAGCAAGGGAATGAACAAAGAGGACCTTGTTATATAAGAAAGATGCTCTGTGTTGACTAGGAATATTTTCCCGTTGAATTATACTCGatatataaaactattaaaagcTGCCTTGTTGGTTTGATCTCAGCTCTCAAACAGCTGGGCTGCAGATAGAGTTGGGTTTTGTCGATCCCCATTCCGGCCTGGCATGCAGTCCAGCTTCCTGCTGCTGGTGCTGTGGGTTCTTCAGTCGCTCTAGAAAAGAGATATCTTGATTGGCACAACATAATGCAAAAGCTCTCAAGCTGTTTGAAAAATCTGGGAATCCTTCTGCTTGGTGGTGTTCTTTGTCTCCTAACTGTGACCCACTGAGTGCCTCGTTTTGCTTGTCTAACTCTGTTTGTATCTCTCTCACTCTGGCTAGGTTCATCAGCTCTCCAGCACCAGGACACAAGTGGAGCAGTCAGATGACCTGCTGAACCAGATGGCTGAGGAAGTTGCAATAGATCAGAGCTCAGGTGTTCTCCCTCAAGGTTCTCGTTCAGTTTTCATTCTCCCTCAGTCTCATCCTATAATGACTTGTACAATGCTAGAACTTCCACAAAGTTTTCTAAAAGTAAACCTGCTCTTTATAACACCAACCTGAAAAAGGTGCAGCAAAGTTTCAGAAAATCTTGAAGAGAAGACAGATAATAGTATTTAAAGAGCAGTCATAGCGGGTTCTTCACTTGTGATGTGAGCTTGACTTCACAATTTGCACGACAGATGTACATTCCAATAATTCAAATGCTAGATCAGCAAACTGGTCTTGCCACATGCTTTGGCAAGAAGGGCTGTCAAGCTTTTGTTACTTGTTATGAAGTGATACATGTACATTTATAAGCTTAGCTCTCATctttgaagaaaaaaacatttaaaatatagttGCGAGGAGTTAAGCCTTGTGCCTCTTATCATTTCCCTATGTGGGTCAATCCTGCACTGGGGTGGAGAGACTGTGGAGAAGTGGTAACATGACCACCAAGGGTCTGGGAACTTTAAGGAAGTCAGATTGAGGAAATGTAAATACGTTTCACATTAATGTCTGCTGTGTATGTTGGGAAAGCTGGCTATAGATGTCTCAGATCACCATCATAACATTGTAGCTTTTGTTGTGCCTTTCTTCGTTAATTCTGTGTTTAGTAAGATCAACCAGTGGCATCTTCTGTATACCGATTAATGATGCTTGAACACCCACCAATTAGGCTCACATCCTGTGTTCTGCTCCCAAATGAGGAGTGGATTTTTTTGATAATTAGTTCAACTATTCATTGGCACGTTCATGGCTGTTTGGCAGGCTGCTTCACTGTATTTCTTCCTAACAGTGTAGTACAGCTTAATTGGTTTTTCCTacatgagcatgcctattatattaggtgctttggaacacaggcaggagaatgctgctgcagtcgttttgtttgtgggcttcctagaggcacccggttggccactgtgtgaacacactgctggacttgatggaccttggcctgatccagcatggcttttcttgtgttctacAGCCATGGCCACCATTTTTCCTGCCATGCCATCAGAAGGCTattggagaatttttttaaaaaatcagtaattgctattgTGGTGTAGCATTCTAACAATATACTGCCAGGGTCACTGaagtcccagctttcatttttgtacaaagtctctagctccttctgTTGCACAGGTATAAGGGAAGAGGTGCAGGGATCACATTTCTCCATATGACCCTGCAATGGAAATAAatagacactttaaaaaaaaaaaaagaaagctgggattgCAGTGATCATGGCAATGCATTGTTAGAACACTATGTCACTAGAGCACAATAGTATTACCAATTCAAAAACCTCCAAAATCCTTCTGGGGGCACAGCAGgcaaaaatgcagggaaactGTGGCTCACTGAGTGGATGCAGCCCTAGATTGTATAAACCAGTCATACATAAACgccgtattttttttaaaaaaatcctattcTTCTGTGTTTGTTTAAGTAGTCCCTAATTCATGGCTGCCAGTCTGCTTGGATCAGTAACACTTTGTACAAACacagttttgggggaaaaaaacctcacaCCTATTCAGAAGACATTTGAGTTGTTTGCTGCCTGTTGGTCAGCCCTTGTGATTGGCTGACATCTGATCATCTCATTTGAACACGGACGTTTGACTGTTGAACGTGTTTGACACAAATTCTGCAGCATTCCTAGTAATGATATGCATTCTGGTAGATCTGTGTCTCATCCTTGATGGACTAGAAGTTGAATGTGTAAAACTGCTTGCACTGAAATTCCAGGGGGAATTAGCATTCTATCTGTGATGTGTCTCTATCATGCATGTGTGAATTCACCCTAAGTCTTTGCTCTCCAGAAATCAATACACAGAGTTTGAATGACCTAAATCGAACTGATGGGATCACCAGCATTGATGATCTGGATCCCAAACAgttggaagaagagaagaataAACTTCTGGCAGAGGCTGCTACTGAGCTGAGGGAAGAGAACACCAGGCAGGAGAAGATTCTAGAAGTGGCCAAGCGATTGGCTGTACTCAGAGGCCAAGACCCTGAGCAAGGTACACGAGACTGTTCTGAGGAACAGAGGCTTATTTCTTTGGAAGAGGTTAATCTTTATTTGCTGACTAATGGGAATTAGTCCAAGATGCAAAACAAGTAAATGTCTGTTTCCTAGTCCCAACATTgtggttatttgtgtgtgtgtaaagtgccttcaagtcgcagctgacttatggcgacccctttttggggttttcatggcaagagactaacagaggtggtttgccagtgccttcctctgcacagcaaccctggtattccttggtggtctcccatccaaatactaaccagggctgaccctgcttagcttctgagatctgacgagatcaggctaacctgggccatccaggtcagggctgtggttatttagaagcaaataataaaaaaaatgagtGGTTGCTCAAGGCACACTGGTAACAAGAACTCTATGATTTTCACAAGCAAAACTGTGAAGGTGCTATTCTTCTAGCCTCAAGACAAATTCAAGACACACTTTTGTCTTCTGTTATTTAGCAGTCCTATTCTTTCTGCCCCAATACTCTTTTCCTCTAAAATATGTATAATATCGCTTCAAGAAAGCTCAGGTGTTTTGACGTTTTTCACAGTATGAAGACAAACATTTGTCAGCCACTAACAAATGAAGCCTATGAAGCTGCAAGTTAAAGACACACCTGCAGTAACCTATTGAGAAATTGGCAATCCCAGTGCCAACAGCTAGAGCAGGCCTTGCCTATACCAGCAGTGGGAGATTCAGATTCTTGACTCATTTGCAAGGACTAGAAAAAGCCTATGATCTGGTATAAACACAGCTCAACCCCTGTAGGTAGAATCTGCATAAGTGGAGGTATAAGGTGTCTCTAAAAACATGAAATGATATATGTATGTAAATTACAATGTCAGTTTCACGAACTTTCTTTCACAGTTACTTTGGATGATTACAAACTCCCCAACAGTGATGAAgaaatggaagaggaagaggccaTTCAAAGAGTTTTGAAACAGGTTTAAAGTAGTTGCCAGCCATTACTTTTGTGGTATTAATCTTGTTGCTCTTGAATCTTCTTTAATGCACCTGGTGTATAGCCAGCAAGCGAGGATTTCATCATGTCCAGGTTATCCTTATGATAACTCTGTCCTTGGAGCACGCTCTCAAAGATTTCCCTAGAGTGGTCCGTATGTCTTgcagttttttaaagttttttttagcttgagcaaaggaaagagaagaTTCTAAAAATTGTTTGGATGCTTCAATGTTCATTGGCACATTTTATAATATTGCTCGTTGGTCTTCCAGATTCCTCACTTAAGCCTCTTACTTCTTGTCCTTCCTTCTGCTTGCCTCATCCTGTTCAGCATTCTCAGCATGTTTGCTGTTGTCACTGATCATGCTGTATTCAATTTAAGCTGCTTCTTCTCGGTTTCAGACATCCTCCTGGCCCTTTGTTCAGTTTCTCCTCATGTTCCTTCTTGTATTCTCTACTAATCTAATTCCCATTTGCTATTAAGCTGACTTTTTCTAGTGCCATATCCCAACTGTGATCCATGGGCACAAGGACCAGAGGATCTTCCCACCCTCCTACCCTCCCTCCTGGCGCAAATTCCGATCCCGGGAAAGTCTATTCCCAGGGTTGAGGACTTGTGTACTAATAGCTGCACTGGTTGGACACATGTAATGGGGAGGGAAttgctcctttctttctcttctgggAGTGGTGCTGCACTGATACAAGAGTCAAAAAGGGTGATCTCATTCGCTTCCCATTACAATCACCCAACTGGTGTTGCAAGCCTCTCAGCTCTAGGAATAAAATTTCTCATGATCAGAAATGGATGTAGCAGGGAGGACAGGGCATGGAAGCCCTTCCCTTCAGACCTGGCTTTGTGTCCTGTATTcacccttaaaaaaaacacaaactccTCTGACTTGCATTTCCACCTTGATTTTAATTTCTCACCTTCTTTTCCTGCCCTTTGCTGATTATCTTGCTTCCTTTGAACACCAAGTGTTAATCttactttccccctcccatttccctctttttctgtctcatgACCTTAGAGCTGTGATCCCAAACATGGTAGCTGTGAGCACTATGATGCCCGTCAACgtgttttctggtgcccacttccttcttcctcaaAGCGAAGAGCCAATTCTGCTTTCTTCTACCTCGTGGGAAAAGGAGGACCCCAGAAGGCTTCATCATTGTGTCAGGAGGGAGTACCCATCTTATAATAAGGAGGGTGCTTGGCATGAAACCTCCTAAAATTTGATAATTGCCCCCaccccatgacagccattttatgACTGGCCCAGCcttctatggcagccattttgtggtggtgtccAGTACCCTTTCTTagaattccagaagtgcccagAGGCTTAACatggttgaggacccctgccttagagtatAAGCTTGCAGTTATGGCCTTGTCAGAACCAGCTCTGGGTGAATTTGGGAAGGAGGCAGGTGAAGTTGAGGCAGAGGTAAACAAGCTTGGAGCAGAACTTTTTAAGGGTCTCAATAATTATTCTGGCCTGTTACTGttggagggttggtttttttatTAGTTTTGCAGGTCTGGTTGGTTTCCCTCTAATTCTCTCCTTTGGCCAGAATTTGGTGAAGGTGCACAGGCTGAATTTTGGTAGATGTGTCTCACATCTAATTCTCAGGGCTTTCTGTGGACTCAACTTGACAATTATTGGTTGTAGCTGATATATAATGCCTAGTACATACTACCTACTATTCAAGTCATAGATGGTGGTCAGATGGGGGGCTCCAGGGAACAGGGAGGTAGGGAGACTAAACAGATAGAGTTCATTTCCCCTCATGCTGTACTACAAGAACACGAGATGGCTGTCCTTTGGGACTAGAGATGACTGCTCTCAGCAGTCCAGCACTGCATTGTATTTTCCCTGTTGCAAATGGCGGTTTGGAGCTGGATGAGCAAGAAGCTCCTCGTCTGAGGGTGGAAACGTATTTATTACATTttgaattaaaacatttatagtctgcctttccctcctcccctcaagAGGAGCCTGAGGGGGAGGTGTGCTTTTTGCCATCCAGGCTACTACATGCTTAGAGGCTAGGCCAGGCCTATTTCCCATCCCACCCTTTATTTCTTTAGCGGATGCTCAGCTGCCCCAAAGTTCCGTGTTTCATGGAAGGCAATGAGTATGCTTGGTCTTAATCAGGTTGAGGgttattgggtggggggagatgcctTCTGGAAAAACAAGTATTGTTCCACATAGCTGGGAAATGTGCACCACCAGCCCAAGTATGCAGGAACCTTTATCTTGTCTATGGGTGGTGTCATTTCGCTGCCCCACTGTTAGGTTGAGGACCATTTTACATTTGGTATTGGGAGAAGTGGTGATGGCGATGATGTCAGATTGGACAGGAAGTGCTGGTCAGATGGCAAGGCAGATATTTAGAAGAAATTTTGTCAGTAAGTTTGGGAAACGTAAGTGGAATGTGTAGAATTGGATTTCATGAGAAAACAAGTCGTTTTAAACTTCACCTATAGACATTGAACTAAGTGCCACAACGATGAACAATCCTTGCTGTTAATCTCTTCTCTGATACACGAACATTTAGGTGTCTGGCCCAAAACATTGAGCAGTAAAGGAAATGTACGTTCTGCACAACCAGGCCTGGCCTGATTAACACTGATTGTATTCATTACCTGGCAATGGCTTTATATATCTTGTATCCAGTAGAAGCATCAAAAA
This window contains:
- the ZFYVE19 gene encoding abscission/NoCut checkpoint regulator encodes the protein MDGMDCSPRKLISIFFVILPKNYNRDFSVLVQPASKEACFLRFPFFCLSQYGCKNCGRAFCSGCLGFSASVPRCGNTQQKVCKQCHKELTSGPPQSNAAKWSPPENYKKRVAALEAKQNQPQGPQKGLVKSQSQTDSRFRGLSKEDRAIAERLERLKKESKPKSVPSQAEIESRLAALKDGPTKPIPSTQEMENRLAALQGRPLPSTAPRPVHQLSSTRTQVEQSDDLLNQMAEEVAIDQSSEINTQSLNDLNRTDGITSIDDLDPKQLEEEKNKLLAEAATELREENTRQEKILEVAKRLAVLRGQDPEQVTLDDYKLPNSDEEMEEEEAIQRVLKQLTEEAALDEASGFNITPDQSTQAGSAHQKPVKKPKQAQASTSKALVLPAKAVDSDEEELPWCCICNEDATLRCHGCDDDLYCHRCFREGHDGFDRKEHQTSSYRPPQKKK